The genomic interval TCCTGACTCGTGCCAGTCTGGCATGTCAAGGGTTTCCCATCAGGACGGGCCCACGCTGAAGGCCTGAGTTGCGCACCCCGTTTTTAGGCTGTCCATATTCAAAGTTATAATCAAggcaactttaaaaagaaaaggtcccAGGGAGGATCTCTGATTCTGACTGGATCTTTCAGTGGAGACCTGGGAATCTGAACTTTTTATCATCCTTTCCACAGTGAGGCCAACAGGGAATCAGGCAGATGAAAAGGAGTGAACTTCACTCTTCTCTTTTTATCCCGTTTGAATTTTGTATCCAAAGCAAGTATTACTCTGGTAATGCAAGAGACCActtcactgaaaaaataaaatccctcaATTCCCACATCTGGTAGACTGTGGTCATAGCACTGTCTGCCTAGCACTTCTGGTGACCCAAAGGGTCTCAGGACAGGAGCTGCGCAGGCACTCGGGGCGGTCACCAAGCAAAACTGCTGGAGCTCCAGCTGGCTTGGCCGACACCAGGCTGCCCTCTTCCCTAATGCTGGAGTAAGCCCACCCATATCTTGAAAATTGCCCCAGACCCCCTCACTGCTAAGTCCACAAGAAATCAAATTCTTTCCTTTATGTGACACTGGATTTTCCACAAAGTAAAATCAAGATGAGTAAAGATGTGGTTTCTAGATAGTACCCGACAAAGCGGAGACCAGGGTGGGAGGCGTCACACTTGGCCTATAAAAGCTACCGCAAGAGGCCAAGGCCACAAGCCACTCAGCTTAGGCCAGCCTACGTGTCTGCTCCTCGCTCCTCCTGTGTTAGCTCTAGGCTCCATGGCGCTCTGGCTGACCGTGGTCATTGCTCTCACCTGCCTTGGTGGCCTTGCCTCCCCGGGCCCTCACTCAAGGAGGGAGCTCAAGGAGCTCATTGAAGAGCTGGTCAACATCACCCAGAATCAGGTGAGTACACTGGTGCTAGGGTGGGTAACTCTCAGGCAGGGTAATTGGTCATTGTTCAGGCCATGACGGTTGGGCCGTGCCAAGAGGCCTGTGGGGCCTGAAGAAGCCCCATGGACCAGGACAGGCCCAGCCATGAGGGAGAGGTGCTGGGCCAGCGGTTGGGGGATAGCACAATGGACGGCCCCATAAAGAGATCTGGCTGAGCCCCCAAGGACCACCTGTTcccctggcctggccctgccTGCCAAGACCAGCTCCTACTCAGCTGTTCAAGAAAAGAGGTTAGCAGAGAGAGGCCAGCACCCTCCCAGGGCGATTCAGAATTTGCCAAATGGATGTGAACAGAATAATGGGGCCATTATTCGCAGTAGTTTGGTTAAGCCCATTCTTATGGAAAAATTCACTAGTAGTCAGCTCCTGTCCCCAGTGGTGATGGCTCACACTTTGAGTAATTTTTGTGTGCCAAGGTTagtgctgtgcttttcatctcatttcatcaCTGCCAACCATCTCAAGAGACAGGTGCGATGACCCTATTCTACTAAGCTGCATTAAGGTTGACAAAAGCCAGATTCAAACCAGGCCTGGGTGACACCGGGTGCCCATATTCCAAACTGCAGTGTCTTCTGATTCGGAAgacagggtttaaaaaaaattttttttattaatgtttacttttgagagagagggagagaaacagggcgagagtgggggagggcagagagaaagggagacacagaatcgaaagaaGGCtcacagctctgagctgtcagcacagagcctgatacagggcttgaactcataaaccacgagatcatgacctgagccaaagtcagacgtttcactgactgagccacccaggggctcctccaGAAGATAGAGTTTTATACACGAGTGCCCACTGCCTCCCATCTGACTGACCtggcctcccctcctctctcacccAATGCTGCCTTGGCTATGGGAAGCTTCACTCAAGGCTGTGTCactcagatttttctctctcagcccccaAACCCTGTACAATGGATCTCCCTCAGTATGCAGAGCAGGAAATTAAGTTCAGGAACACTGAGGGGTCCCAGGCCTGCCTCTGTGCTACACCGGGTTGCCTGTGGGGCCTGATCGCTATGGAGACCTACCCTGCGATTTTGCTGTCTTTTTGCTCCTTCAGGTATCCCTCTGCAATGGCAGCATGGTGTGGAGCGTCAACCTGACAACCGGCATGGTGAGGACCCCCTGGAAGCTGGGAGGGAGGTGGCTGAGGCTGTAGGTCTTATGTGTGTCTTTCCTCACTTGCAAGGCTTAGGGGTTCCACGCAAGCACAGCTTGGACCTTCCCCACCACCCAAAGCTACCTCTGTCAAGACTCTCAGCCCCCTCCTCCTGTGAAGTCACTGAAGGTGCTGCCTAAGCCATACGGCTGGGGGTTCCCAGCAGGGCCTGACACCCCCGTGTTCTTCTCCCAGCAGTACTGTGCAGCCCTAGAATCTCTCATCAATGTCTCTGACTGCACTGCCATCCAAAGGACCCAGAGGATGCTGAAAGCCCTGTGCACTCAGAAACCCTCAGCAGGGGTAAGGCGCCCTGCCCTGTACCCCTCAACCCTGCACCCACTCCTGCCAGCCCTGGGCTCACCCTAGAAGCTCCTGGGGGAACCTAGCTGAGCATCTGAGGCAAGCGTCCACCCGGGGGGTGGGTCCACGGTGGCAACAGGAACATGGCCTCCGGGATTTCCAAGACCTGGTCTTGAGAGCTTCCGACTCCcacctgagcttcagtttccataTCGGTGAAATGTGGGCACTAACAGACTAACAGTACCCGCCCCATGGggcttttgtgaggattaaataagccAGTTCCTGGAAAGCCCCTGGCAGAGGCTGGGCATCTTTGCTCTGGAGTCCCATTAATGCCCTGGCCTCTTTTTCCCACAGCAGATTTCCAGTGAGCGCAGCCGAGACACCAAAATTGAAGTGATCCAGTTGGTAAAAAACCTGCTCAACCATCTAAGGAGAAATTTTCGCCATGGAAATTTCAAATGAAGGATGAAAACCTAGCATCGATATTTGCAGAGGCAGACCTGACCGTTTAAGTTatagattcatttttctttcagatgtttCAAATTTCTTGGGGAGATggcagggggatgggaggggggcaCGATTTCCTTAGCTTAGACCTCAGCCTGTGCTGCCTGCCCTCGCCTAGCTGACCTCAGCTGCCCTTGCCTTGGTGCACAGGGCCCTCCTCCATCTGGGCTTTGAGTTCTGTGAACaaccaggggcaggggtgggggaggggggggcagagcaCTGCCTCTCACGACTGCCCCCTCCTTAGAGGGAACGGCAGCATTACACCAAGGACGCCACCTTGGCAGACACGTATGGGAGGTGGACCTGCTCTATACGGGGACAGCTATGGCAGACAGAGGCTCAGGCATATCTCTTCTTGGCCTTATTTATTACTGTGTGTTATTTAAACAAATGTTGTTTGTCTgtgctggggacagggagggactGTCACCACCAGAACCTTGAGCTGGGGGCCCAGTGACTTGGGCTTTAGGAGTCCCTGGGAATAAGCACTGTGTGCAAAATTCTGCTACCTCATTGGGGTCCTGGGGCCGACACAGGGGACAGGAGAGAGGGCTGGAGTAGCTGCTCTTGTCTGCCAGCCAGCAGTTGGCCCTCAGCCAAGAAgtaatttattgtttttccctgtatttaaagttaagaaataaaatgttatcaaagaGTTAATAATATATAGAAGAGCAGCCTAGAATGCTGCATCTGGTGTGTGTGGACTGTGGGGAGGGGTCATTGAATGTCTTGTTTCACTGACTTTGTCAAAGGAAGCCAGaaataaagacagtaacaagagacCTGATGATGTTTGTCTTTTACTGTGGCCTTTGGGAATCCTGGCCTATGTTCTTCTGGAGGCAGGGCAGTGGGAGTGGTGGGGAAGTTAGGGACAGGAACTGGGCTGAAAGGAAGTAAGCAACCCCCCAGGGGTGTGGGCTGCCACccacagggaggcagaggaagccTGGGCCCTGACTTCTGGGTTCATGGAGGacatgagaggaggaggaggagcaatTAGGGACGTCAGAAGTCATCTATGATCACGGTTATGATGAGTGGCCAGCCTATGTGTAGCACCACCCACACAACCCCTGGTGTCTCCCccacaacctctctgagcctcagggaaGAAAAGGCtgcatgcccaaggtcacacacctggTGAGGAGCAAAGCCAGGATGAGAAGCCAGAACTCACTCCAACTCCAAAGCCCATACACTAAACTACCCAGCCTTTCTCTGTCCAAATGTCATTTCACCTAAATGTATGGCCTTTATCATACTGGCATCAACCTATGTGGGCACCTCCCCTGATGGGAAGCTCACTTTCTAGGGAGAGCACAGTCAGTCCTTGGACAGGTGTCATCATTAGTGCATACTCACCACCTCTCTGAACAACTGATTTATGATCCCTGAACTATGGAGTGATGAGTAGAGACCCCAGGTCACAGGGGCCTGGTCAGAATGCTGCCCCAACCaggtcttcctgcctctcccttggCCCAGGCCAGCACTAGGAGCACCAGAAGAAGAGGCCTCAGCAAACCACAGCTAATGC from Panthera uncia isolate 11264 chromosome A1 unlocalized genomic scaffold, Puncia_PCG_1.0 HiC_scaffold_17, whole genome shotgun sequence carries:
- the IL13 gene encoding interleukin-13, with the translated sequence MWFLDSTRQSGDQGGRRHTWPIKATARGQGHKPLSLGQPTCLLLAPPVLALGSMALWLTVVIALTCLGGLASPGPHSRRELKELIEELVNITQNQVSLCNGSMVWSVNLTTGMQYCAALESLINVSDCTAIQRTQRMLKALCTQKPSAGQISSERSRDTKIEVIQLVKNLLNHLRRNFRHGNFK